The proteins below come from a single Piscinibacter gummiphilus genomic window:
- a CDS encoding carbohydrate kinase family protein gives MSALICGSLAFDTITTFPGRFAEQILPEQVHILNVSFLVPTLRREFGGCAGNIAYTLRQLGGEPLVMAAVGADGQDYLARLKTWGASTEFVCTVTETYTAQAIIITDQDNNQITAFHPGAMQSAHLTAVPAGRPDIAIGIVAPDGRDAMLQHAEQFSKAGVPFIFDPGQGLPMFNGEELNAFVQQATWVAVNDYEGRMLCERTGKSLEALSNSHLKGVIVTLGADGCEVWQKGQRTHVAGVKASEVVDPTGCGDAFRGALLYGLERGWELTRCVELGNRIGALKIACRGGQNHVIDRAALGL, from the coding sequence ATGTCTGCACTCATCTGCGGTTCGCTCGCCTTCGACACCATCACAACCTTCCCGGGGCGCTTTGCCGAGCAGATCCTGCCGGAGCAGGTGCACATCCTGAACGTGTCGTTCCTCGTGCCCACACTGCGCCGCGAGTTCGGTGGCTGCGCCGGCAACATCGCCTACACGCTGCGCCAGCTCGGCGGTGAGCCGCTCGTGATGGCCGCCGTGGGCGCCGACGGGCAGGACTATTTGGCGCGTCTCAAGACCTGGGGTGCAAGCACGGAGTTCGTTTGCACAGTGACGGAGACCTACACCGCGCAGGCCATCATCATCACCGACCAGGACAACAACCAGATCACCGCCTTTCACCCGGGTGCAATGCAGTCGGCCCACCTCACTGCGGTGCCTGCGGGGCGCCCGGACATCGCCATCGGCATCGTCGCACCTGACGGGCGCGACGCAATGCTGCAGCACGCCGAGCAGTTCTCGAAGGCCGGTGTGCCCTTCATCTTCGATCCGGGCCAGGGCCTGCCGATGTTCAACGGCGAAGAACTCAACGCCTTCGTGCAGCAGGCCACCTGGGTGGCCGTCAACGACTATGAAGGCCGCATGCTGTGCGAGCGCACCGGCAAGTCGCTCGAGGCGCTGTCGAACTCGCATCTGAAAGGCGTGATCGTGACCCTCGGTGCCGACGGCTGCGAGGTCTGGCAGAAGGGCCAGCGCACGCACGTGGCCGGCGTGAAGGCATCCGAGGTCGTCGACCCGACGGGCTGCGGCGACGCCTTCCGCGGCGCCCTGCTCTACGGCCTGGAGCGCGGCTGGGAACTCACCCGCTGCGTCGAACTCGGCAACCGCATCGGTGCGCTGAAGATCGCCTGCCGCGGTGGGCAGAACCACGTCATCGACCGGGCAGCGCTCGGCCTCTGA
- a CDS encoding histone H1-like DNA-binding protein, protein MATAKKPAAKKAAAKKPAAKKAAAKKPAAKKAAAKKPAAKKAAAKKPAAKKVAAKKPAAKKAAAKKPAAKKAAAKKPAAKKAAAKKPAAKKAAAKKPAAKKAAKKPAAKKPAAKKAAKKPAAKKAAAAPAAPAAAKPAAAPAAKTALSPAAAWPFPTGAKP, encoded by the coding sequence ATGGCAACTGCAAAGAAACCTGCCGCCAAAAAGGCCGCAGCCAAGAAGCCCGCGGCGAAGAAGGCCGCAGCGAAGAAGCCGGCAGCGAAGAAGGCTGCAGCGAAGAAGCCGGCAGCCAAGAAGGCCGCCGCCAAGAAGCCGGCAGCCAAGAAGGTCGCCGCCAAGAAGCCGGCAGCCAAGAAGGCCGCGGCGAAGAAGCCGGCTGCCAAGAAGGCTGCTGCGAAGAAGCCGGCTGCCAAGAAGGCTGCTGCGAAGAAGCCGGCTGCCAAGAAGGCCGCTGCCAAGAAGCCTGCTGCGAAGAAGGCTGCGAAGAAGCCTGCGGCCAAGAAGCCTGCTGCGAAGAAGGCTGCGAAGAAGCCTGCTGCGAAGAAGGCCGCTGCCGCACCTGCTGCCCCTGCTGCTGCGAAGCCCGCTGCAGCACCGGCGGCCAAGACTGCGCTCAGCCCCGCTGCTGCATGGCCTTTCCCGACGGGCGCCAAGCCCTGA
- the prmA gene encoding 50S ribosomal protein L11 methyltransferase produces the protein MLELLLVVPEALVEPVSDALMDELEALSVSVEDADADTALEQALFGEPGMPAPRGGWQRSVVKALFEREETATEAATLLLAQEWAQDVHVQSLQAVPDQDWVRLTQSQFAPVPITPDFWIVPSWHEPPAQATTLIRLDPGLAFGTGTHPTTRMCLRWTAQHAAPWPRVLDYGCGSGILAIGAALHGAQQVDAVDIDPAAVVSTKANASANSVTVNAGLPEAASGEYELVLANILATPLKLLAPLLCGHVRPGGHLVLAGILERQADELKEAYAPWCALEVSDTEDGWILMTAQRRV, from the coding sequence ATGCTGGAGCTGTTGCTCGTCGTGCCTGAAGCGCTGGTGGAGCCGGTTTCCGATGCGCTGATGGACGAACTCGAGGCGCTCTCGGTGTCGGTGGAAGACGCCGACGCCGACACCGCCCTCGAGCAGGCACTCTTCGGCGAGCCTGGCATGCCGGCGCCGCGCGGTGGCTGGCAACGCTCGGTGGTGAAGGCGCTGTTCGAGCGCGAAGAGACCGCCACCGAAGCGGCCACGCTGCTGCTCGCACAAGAGTGGGCACAAGACGTCCACGTGCAGTCGCTGCAGGCCGTGCCTGACCAGGACTGGGTGCGCCTGACGCAATCGCAATTCGCCCCCGTTCCGATCACGCCGGACTTCTGGATCGTGCCGAGCTGGCACGAGCCTCCCGCGCAGGCGACGACGCTCATCCGCCTCGACCCCGGCCTCGCCTTCGGCACCGGCACGCACCCCACCACCCGCATGTGCCTGCGCTGGACCGCACAGCACGCCGCACCCTGGCCACGCGTGCTCGACTACGGCTGCGGCTCGGGCATCCTCGCCATCGGTGCGGCACTTCACGGCGCACAGCAGGTCGACGCGGTCGACATTGATCCGGCCGCCGTGGTGTCGACGAAGGCCAACGCGAGCGCCAACAGCGTGACGGTCAACGCCGGTCTGCCCGAGGCGGCGAGCGGCGAGTACGAGCTCGTGCTCGCCAACATCCTCGCCACGCCCCTCAAGCTGCTGGCCCCGTTGCTGTGTGGCCATGTGCGGCCCGGCGGCCACCTCGTGCTGGCCGGCATCCTCGAGCGGCAGGCCGACGAGTTGAAAGAGGCCTATGCCCCCTGGTGCGCACTCGAGGTCAGTGACACCGAGGATGGGTGGATCCTGATGACGGCCCAACGGCGCGTGTGA
- the aroE gene encoding shikimate dehydrogenase: protein MSPPDRYVVAGNPVEHSQSPFIHAQFAQATGQAVAYDRLLCPLDGFEATVQAFAESGGRGCNVTVPFKIDAYRLAARRSRRATLAQAANVLRFDAEGWYADNSDGIGLVRDIERNAGIVLKGRRVLLVGAGGAAAGALGPLIEAGPQEIVVANRSVDKAEALVQRHAELAHAHGVTLFARSLQAAGKAFDVVINATATSLNGAAIPVPASVLSRGGLALDMMYGPATQGFLQWAEQHGAKARDGLGMLVEQAAEAFHIWRGINPETAPVLAALRARLASS from the coding sequence GTGAGCCCTCCAGATCGTTACGTCGTCGCCGGCAACCCGGTCGAACACAGCCAGTCGCCCTTCATCCACGCCCAGTTCGCCCAGGCGACCGGGCAAGCCGTGGCCTACGACCGGCTGCTGTGCCCGCTCGATGGCTTCGAGGCCACGGTGCAGGCCTTTGCCGAAAGCGGCGGGCGCGGCTGCAACGTGACGGTGCCGTTCAAGATCGACGCCTACCGCCTGGCCGCGCGCCGAAGCCGGCGCGCCACGCTGGCCCAGGCCGCCAACGTGCTGCGCTTCGACGCCGAGGGCTGGTACGCCGACAACAGCGACGGCATCGGCCTCGTGCGCGACATCGAGCGCAACGCCGGCATCGTCCTGAAGGGCCGACGTGTGCTGCTGGTCGGCGCGGGTGGGGCCGCCGCGGGCGCGCTCGGGCCGCTGATCGAAGCCGGCCCGCAGGAGATCGTGGTCGCCAACCGCAGTGTCGACAAGGCCGAGGCGCTGGTGCAGCGGCATGCCGAGCTGGCGCATGCCCACGGCGTGACGCTCTTCGCCCGCTCCCTGCAGGCGGCCGGCAAGGCTTTCGATGTCGTGATCAACGCCACCGCGACCAGCCTGAATGGCGCGGCCATCCCGGTTCCTGCCAGCGTGCTGAGCCGCGGCGGCCTGGCGCTCGACATGATGTACGGCCCGGCCACCCAGGGCTTTCTGCAATGGGCCGAGCAGCACGGCGCCAAGGCGCGCGACGGCCTGGGCATGCTGGTCGAGCAGGCGGCCGAAGCCTTCCACATCTGGCGCGGCATCAACCCCGAGACAGCGCCGGTGCTCGCGGCGCTGCGCGCCCGACTGGCGTCCTCATGA
- a CDS encoding ribonucleotide-diphosphate reductase subunit beta: protein MLVWEEDLKPSSNHKTNPAQSLPVQARAAVSSPVFAESIAPVSTASTSTTDTHRVKAADKRIINGKTDVNQLVPFKYKWAWEKYLATCANHWMPQEVNMSRDIATWKDPNGLTEDERRIIKRNLGFFVTADSLAANNIVLGTYRHITAPECRQFLLRQAFEEAIHTHAYQYIVESLGLDESEIFNAYNEVKSIRDKDEFLIPFINAIMDANFHTGTPANDQTLLKSLIVFACLMEGLFFYVGFTQILALGRQNKMTGAAEQYQYILRDESMHCNFGIDLINQIKLENPHLWTAEFKAEIRALFMKAVELEYRYAEDTMPRGVLGLNASMFKGYLRYIANRRATQIGLEELFPNEENPFPWMSEMIDLKKERNFFETRVIEYQSGGALSWD from the coding sequence ATGTTGGTTTGGGAAGAAGACCTTAAGCCCTCGAGCAATCACAAGACGAACCCCGCGCAGAGCCTCCCCGTTCAAGCGCGTGCGGCCGTGTCGTCTCCGGTCTTCGCAGAGTCCATTGCACCTGTCTCCACCGCTTCGACGAGCACCACCGACACCCATCGGGTGAAGGCCGCCGACAAGCGCATCATCAACGGCAAGACCGACGTCAACCAGCTCGTCCCCTTCAAGTACAAGTGGGCCTGGGAGAAGTACCTCGCCACCTGCGCCAATCACTGGATGCCGCAGGAAGTGAACATGTCGCGCGACATCGCGACCTGGAAAGACCCGAACGGCCTGACCGAAGACGAGCGTCGCATCATCAAGCGCAACCTCGGCTTCTTCGTCACCGCCGATTCGCTGGCCGCCAACAACATCGTGCTCGGCACCTACCGGCACATCACGGCGCCCGAGTGCCGCCAGTTCCTGCTGCGCCAGGCCTTCGAAGAGGCGATCCACACCCACGCGTATCAATACATCGTGGAGTCGCTGGGTCTCGACGAGAGCGAGATCTTCAACGCCTACAACGAAGTCAAGTCGATCCGCGACAAGGACGAGTTCCTGATCCCGTTCATCAACGCGATCATGGACGCCAACTTCCACACCGGCACGCCGGCCAACGACCAGACGCTGCTCAAGTCGCTGATCGTCTTCGCCTGCCTGATGGAAGGCCTCTTCTTCTACGTCGGCTTCACGCAGATCCTCGCGCTCGGCCGCCAGAACAAGATGACCGGCGCCGCCGAGCAGTACCAGTACATCCTGCGAGACGAGTCGATGCACTGCAACTTCGGCATCGACCTCATCAACCAGATCAAGTTGGAGAACCCGCATTTGTGGACGGCCGAATTCAAGGCGGAAATCCGGGCTCTTTTCATGAAAGCAGTTGAGTTGGAATATCGCTACGCTGAAGACACCATGCCGCGCGGCGTGCTTGGCCTCAACGCATCGATGTTCAAAGGTTATCTGCGCTACATCGCCAACCGGCGTGCAACGCAGATCGGTTTGGAAGAGCTCTTCCCGAACGAGGAAAACCCGTTCCCATGGATGAGCGAAATGATTGACCTGAAGAAGGAACGCAACTTCTTCGAGACGCGCGTCATCGAGTACCAATCGGGTGGCGCGCTCTCGTGGGATTGA
- the accC gene encoding acetyl-CoA carboxylase biotin carboxylase subunit, which produces MFKKILIANRGEIALRIQRACREMGVKSVVVYSEADRDAKYVKLADEAVCIGPAASSHSYLNMPAIISTAEVTDAEAIHPGYGFLSENADFAERVEQSGFTFIGPTPESIRIMGDKVSAKQAMIKSGVPCVPGSEGALPDDPKEIVKIGRAVGYPVIIKAAGGGGGRGMRVVHTEAALLHAVQTTKAEAGAAFGNPAVYMEKFLENPRHIEIQVLADEHKNAVWLGERDCSMQRRHQKIIEEAPAPGIPRRVIERIGERCAAACKKIGYRGAGTFEFLYENGEFYFIEMNTRVQVEHPVTELVTGVDIVQMQIRVAAGEKLPFTQRQIEMRGHAIECRVNAEDPYKFTPSPGRITTWHAPGGPGVRVDSHAYTNYFVPPNYDSMIGKIITHGDTRDQALARMRIALSETVVEGILTNIPLHRELMADAKFIEGGTSIHYLEGWMAQHKR; this is translated from the coding sequence ATGTTCAAGAAAATTCTCATCGCCAACCGGGGCGAGATCGCACTGCGAATCCAGCGCGCGTGCCGCGAGATGGGCGTCAAGTCGGTCGTCGTCTATTCCGAAGCCGACCGCGACGCCAAGTACGTGAAGCTCGCCGACGAGGCCGTGTGCATCGGCCCGGCCGCGTCATCCCACAGTTATCTCAACATGCCGGCGATCATCTCGACGGCCGAAGTGACCGACGCCGAGGCCATCCACCCCGGCTACGGCTTCCTGTCGGAGAACGCCGACTTCGCCGAGCGCGTGGAGCAAAGCGGCTTCACTTTCATCGGCCCGACGCCCGAGTCCATCCGCATCATGGGCGACAAGGTCTCGGCCAAGCAGGCCATGATCAAGTCGGGCGTGCCGTGCGTGCCCGGCTCCGAAGGTGCACTGCCCGATGACCCGAAGGAGATCGTGAAGATCGGCCGCGCGGTCGGTTACCCGGTGATCATCAAGGCCGCCGGTGGCGGCGGTGGCCGCGGCATGCGCGTGGTGCACACCGAAGCCGCGCTGCTGCACGCGGTGCAGACCACCAAGGCCGAAGCGGGTGCCGCCTTCGGCAACCCGGCGGTCTACATGGAGAAGTTCCTAGAGAACCCGCGCCACATCGAGATCCAGGTGCTCGCCGACGAGCACAAGAACGCCGTGTGGCTCGGCGAGCGCGACTGCTCCATGCAGCGCCGCCACCAGAAGATCATCGAGGAAGCGCCGGCGCCGGGCATCCCGCGTCGCGTGATCGAGCGCATCGGCGAGCGCTGCGCTGCCGCCTGCAAGAAGATCGGCTACCGCGGTGCCGGCACCTTCGAGTTCCTCTACGAGAACGGCGAGTTCTACTTCATCGAGATGAACACCCGCGTGCAGGTGGAGCACCCGGTGACCGAACTCGTGACCGGCGTCGACATCGTGCAGATGCAGATCCGCGTGGCGGCCGGCGAGAAGCTGCCCTTCACGCAACGCCAGATCGAGATGCGCGGCCACGCCATCGAGTGCCGCGTGAACGCCGAGGACCCGTACAAGTTCACCCCGTCGCCAGGACGCATCACGACCTGGCACGCGCCGGGCGGGCCTGGCGTGCGCGTGGACTCGCATGCGTACACCAACTACTTCGTGCCGCCCAACTACGACTCGATGATCGGCAAGATCATCACGCACGGCGACACGCGCGACCAGGCCTTGGCGCGCATGCGCATTGCGCTGTCGGAGACGGTGGTCGAAGGCATCCTCACCAACATTCCGCTTCACCGTGAGTTGATGGCCGATGCCAAGTTCATCGAGGGTGGAACCAGCATCCATTACCTCGAGGGCTGGATGGCTCAACACAAGCGCTGA
- the accB gene encoding acetyl-CoA carboxylase biotin carboxyl carrier protein: protein MDLRKLKTLIDLVSESNISELEITEADGKVRIVKSDPAAAVAAQPVVYQAAPPQVAAAPVATPAAPVVAAAPEAPAAPTGHIVKSPMVGTFYGAASPGAKPFATVGTVVKEGDPICIIEAMKIMNEIEADKAGTVTQVLAQNGQAVEFGQPLFVIE, encoded by the coding sequence ATGGACCTGCGCAAACTGAAGACGCTGATCGACCTGGTGTCTGAATCGAACATCTCCGAGCTTGAGATCACCGAAGCCGACGGCAAGGTGCGCATCGTCAAGAGCGACCCGGCCGCTGCCGTGGCCGCTCAGCCGGTGGTCTACCAGGCCGCGCCGCCGCAAGTGGCTGCCGCGCCTGTGGCGACCCCGGCGGCACCTGTGGTGGCTGCCGCGCCCGAAGCCCCGGCCGCACCGACCGGCCACATCGTCAAGTCGCCGATGGTCGGCACCTTCTACGGGGCGGCCAGCCCAGGCGCCAAGCCCTTCGCCACCGTCGGCACGGTGGTCAAGGAAGGCGACCCGATTTGCATCATCGAAGCGATGAAGATCATGAACGAGATCGAAGCCGACAAGGCCGGCACGGTCACGCAGGTGCTGGCGCAGAACGGCCAGGCCGTGGAATTCGGGCAGCCCTTGTTCGTCATCGAATAA
- a CDS encoding TlpA disulfide reductase family protein, with the protein MNRRHALLTGGVALAGAAAGAGWAWWRHRETAADAGAEQALWQERFERPEGGELMMSALRGQPLVLNFWATWCAPCVKEMPLLDAFYKEHKAKGWQVVGLAIDSPTPVREFLGKLPITFPIGLAGLNGVDLNRALGNPSGALPFSVAFDRQGMVIFRKLGLLKPEDLAQWAEKFASGQ; encoded by the coding sequence ATGAACCGACGCCATGCCCTTCTGACCGGCGGTGTGGCATTGGCCGGTGCGGCGGCCGGCGCCGGCTGGGCCTGGTGGCGCCACCGCGAGACCGCGGCCGACGCAGGCGCCGAGCAAGCCCTCTGGCAAGAGCGCTTCGAGCGCCCGGAAGGCGGCGAGCTGATGATGTCGGCCCTGCGCGGCCAGCCCTTGGTGCTGAACTTCTGGGCCACCTGGTGCGCACCGTGCGTCAAGGAAATGCCTCTGCTCGACGCTTTCTACAAAGAGCACAAAGCCAAAGGCTGGCAGGTGGTCGGTCTCGCGATCGACAGCCCGACCCCGGTCCGCGAGTTTCTGGGCAAGCTGCCGATCACCTTTCCGATCGGCTTGGCCGGGCTGAACGGCGTGGACCTGAATCGAGCCCTGGGCAACCCGAGCGGTGCGTTGCCGTTCAGCGTGGCGTTCGACCGCCAGGGAATGGTCATCTTCCGCAAACTGGGCCTGCTCAAGCCCGAAGACCTGGCGCAATGGGCCGAAAAGTTCGCCTCCGGGCAATAA
- a CDS encoding zinc-ribbon and DUF3426 domain-containing protein, with protein sequence MSLATRCISCGTVFRVVQDQLKVSEGWVRCGRCNEVFNAIEGLFDLERDAPPNWKPPPAPPAPPAASVAASYDPQSEPPDDDDVFQLSDNDRIHSRFFQPEQADVDLTPAQAVKRRDKRDFAEARFNEALLDEQPLESETRRKGGGTGIPRSSVKAARAQLEAARRGPGFVQQAKQRARWRSPGMRALLGLLFLLLAATLVGQAGYHFRDLWAARWPATRPALALGCQWLDCQLQPPRRIDDVVVESSTLSPAPGGNGYRLSLVLRNRGAMTLAMPSIDLKLTDSTEQLLARRALAPSDFRVNPPVLAPGSESNLQLIFSSSDPRRVNGYTVEAFYP encoded by the coding sequence ATGAGCCTGGCCACGCGTTGCATCTCCTGCGGCACCGTCTTTAGAGTCGTTCAAGACCAGCTCAAGGTTTCCGAAGGCTGGGTGCGCTGCGGCCGCTGCAACGAGGTCTTCAACGCGATAGAAGGCTTGTTCGACCTGGAGCGCGACGCGCCGCCCAACTGGAAGCCGCCCCCTGCTCCGCCTGCCCCACCGGCCGCCTCCGTCGCCGCCTCGTACGACCCGCAGTCCGAGCCGCCCGACGACGACGATGTCTTTCAGCTGAGTGACAACGACCGCATCCACTCGCGCTTCTTCCAGCCCGAGCAGGCCGATGTCGACCTGACTCCGGCGCAAGCGGTCAAGCGCCGCGACAAGCGCGACTTCGCCGAAGCACGCTTCAACGAAGCCCTGCTCGACGAGCAACCGCTCGAGTCCGAGACCCGGCGCAAAGGCGGCGGCACCGGCATTCCACGTTCGTCGGTGAAGGCGGCGCGTGCGCAGCTCGAAGCCGCACGCCGTGGGCCGGGCTTCGTGCAACAGGCCAAGCAGCGCGCGCGCTGGCGCAGCCCGGGCATGCGCGCGCTGCTGGGCCTGCTGTTCCTATTGCTGGCCGCCACGCTGGTCGGCCAGGCCGGCTACCACTTCCGCGACCTTTGGGCGGCACGTTGGCCTGCCACCCGGCCCGCCTTGGCGCTCGGCTGCCAATGGCTCGACTGCCAGTTGCAGCCGCCGCGCCGCATCGACGACGTGGTGGTCGAGAGCAGCACCTTGTCGCCGGCCCCCGGGGGCAACGGCTACCGGCTGTCGCTCGTGTTGCGCAACCGCGGCGCGATGACGCTTGCCATGCCCTCGATCGACCTCAAGCTCACCGACTCGACGGAGCAGCTGCTCGCGCGCAGAGCGCTTGCGCCCAGCGACTTCCGCGTCAACCCGCCGGTGCTGGCACCGGGCAGCGAGTCCAACCTGCAGCTGATCTTTTCCTCATCGGACCCGCGCCGCGTCAACGGCTACACCGTCGAAGCCTTCTACCCCTGA
- the aroQ gene encoding type II 3-dehydroquinate dehydratase, whose product MQILVLHGPNLNLLGTREPAVYGSTTLDQINAELAKIAADAGAKLESFQSNHEGALIDRVQAARLDGTDFVIINPGAFTHTSVALRDAFAGVAIPFIEVHLSNVHRREPFRHHSYFSDLAEGVIVGLGADGYRLALGHALKRGPKA is encoded by the coding sequence ATGCAAATCCTCGTCCTTCACGGCCCGAATCTCAACCTGCTCGGCACGCGCGAGCCGGCGGTCTATGGCTCAACGACTTTGGATCAGATCAACGCAGAACTTGCGAAGATCGCCGCCGATGCTGGCGCCAAGCTGGAAAGCTTCCAGAGCAACCACGAAGGCGCCCTGATCGACCGTGTGCAAGCCGCGCGGCTCGACGGCACTGACTTCGTGATCATCAACCCCGGCGCCTTCACGCACACGAGCGTGGCGCTGCGTGATGCGTTCGCGGGTGTCGCCATCCCGTTCATCGAAGTGCACCTGTCGAATGTGCACCGTCGCGAGCCGTTCCGCCACCATTCTTATTTTTCCGATCTCGCTGAAGGCGTGATCGTCGGGCTGGGCGCCGATGGATACCGCCTGGCCCTGGGCCATGCGCTCAAGCGCGGCCCGAAGGCCTAG
- a CDS encoding transglycosylase domain-containing protein: protein MSGVVRHLLRVIGLVVVCGVSLQVYFLARIGMMSVVDPQSTTFQRSEIRRIVATQHQLLWSQRWVDDERISDHLKRAVIASEDAGFTEHSGVEWEALEKAWEKNLRAEAQAERVNERQAKQAARSNRPPPEKPKATPKIVGGSTITQQLAKNLFLSGERNFLRKGQEFVITFMLEGTLSKRRILEIYLNNVEWGEGLFGAHAAARHYFHVDADKLGAYPAARLAVMLPAPKRFEKRPNSAYVMGRASTVVARMGAVELP from the coding sequence ATGAGCGGCGTCGTGCGGCATCTGTTGCGTGTGATCGGCCTGGTGGTGGTGTGCGGCGTGTCGCTGCAGGTCTACTTTCTCGCGCGCATCGGGATGATGAGCGTCGTCGATCCGCAGTCCACCACCTTCCAGCGCTCGGAGATTCGCCGCATCGTGGCCACGCAGCACCAGCTGCTGTGGAGCCAGCGGTGGGTGGATGACGAGCGCATCTCCGACCACCTCAAGCGTGCGGTGATCGCCTCGGAAGACGCAGGCTTCACCGAGCACAGCGGCGTCGAATGGGAGGCGCTGGAAAAGGCGTGGGAGAAAAACCTGCGCGCCGAAGCGCAGGCCGAGCGTGTCAATGAACGCCAGGCGAAGCAGGCGGCGCGCAGCAACCGCCCGCCACCCGAGAAGCCCAAGGCCACGCCCAAGATCGTCGGCGGCTCCACCATCACCCAGCAGCTGGCGAAGAACCTCTTCCTCAGTGGCGAGCGCAACTTCCTGCGCAAGGGCCAGGAGTTCGTCATCACCTTCATGCTCGAAGGCACGCTCTCCAAGCGGCGCATCCTCGAGATCTATCTCAACAACGTGGAGTGGGGCGAAGGCCTCTTCGGCGCGCATGCCGCGGCGCGCCACTACTTCCACGTCGATGCCGACAAGCTCGGCGCCTACCCTGCGGCGCGGCTTGCGGTCATGCTGCCCGCACCCAAACGCTTCGAGAAACGGCCCAACTCGGCCTATGTGATGGGCCGCGCCAGCACCGTCGTCGCCCGCATGGGCGCAGTGGAATTGCCCTGA